From the genome of Nitrosomonas sp., one region includes:
- a CDS encoding DUF5658 family protein: MSTVITHDLRTQDRRGAVPFFCAYHLGLKQGRRMNERRRSGARWGAAYVDRYADHLMACVVGILFLSICDALFTLRILAHGGEELNWFMAVLIDDSVEKFITFKMALTSLALIMLIIHHNVRVFYRVRVGHINYAILSGYSVLIAYELYLLDLASRL, encoded by the coding sequence GTGAGTACGGTAATAACACATGATTTGCGCACTCAGGACCGCCGCGGAGCTGTTCCATTTTTCTGCGCCTATCATTTAGGACTTAAACAAGGCAGACGGATGAATGAGCGTCGCCGGAGCGGAGCAAGATGGGGTGCTGCCTATGTGGATCGTTATGCGGATCATTTAATGGCCTGTGTCGTGGGGATTCTTTTTTTGAGCATTTGTGACGCATTGTTTACATTAAGGATTCTTGCTCACGGTGGGGAAGAACTTAACTGGTTTATGGCCGTTCTGATTGATGATAGCGTCGAAAAATTCATTACGTTTAAAATGGCCCTGACATCATTGGCATTGATCATGTTGATTATTCACCATAATGTAAGAGTTTTCTACCGGGTAAGAGTCGGGCATATAAATTATGCGATTTTGTCAGGCTATAGTGTATTAATTGCTTATGAGCTTTATTTGCTTGATCTGGCAAGCAGACTGTAA
- a CDS encoding DUF6447 family protein, which yields MTEKEQKIVIDGTEYALSSLSEEAKAQITNLRVVESEIAQLKARLAIAGTAKIAYQNALKNALPVDTH from the coding sequence ATGACTGAGAAAGAACAAAAGATTGTAATTGATGGTACGGAATATGCGTTGTCATCTCTGAGCGAGGAAGCCAAGGCGCAAATAACCAATTTGCGTGTTGTTGAAAGTGAAATTGCGCAACTAAAGGCCAGGCTTGCGATAGCTGGCACCGCAAAAATTGCCTACCAGAATGCATTGAAAAATGCATTGCCAGTAGATACGCATTGA
- a CDS encoding TolC family outer membrane protein: MAFTNICHKAIYIFLLTGLAGSPQALSLLDAYEAALENDPVFRSALHENEAGLQVEAINRAGLLPNLSITHTDSKSIGTNDQRTPTPGISNNLNFHTQVSALTLRQPIMNMEAVASYRQGQAQAYSSQSRFAGQSQQLIVRLVEAYFGTLLAQHQLRLTQSQLDSLTELKRINEQMLLKGEGTTTDVLETQSRHALAMAQLIEAQDELFVAQLRLESIIGREATQLHALSDVFRIDTVYLPDFDDWRALALDRNAELVTQRHIVQSGQEEVRKSYAGHTPRVDFVASLSRNKAASFFTADREVQLATVGIEVNVPLYAGGRVNAITSQAKANHARAKADLDAMMDNVLVELRRQYQLVSSSVRRVESLELAVKSAKMLILATEKSIQGGIRINLDLLDAQQQLFNSQLNLAEAKYNFLLAYLRLNLTAGTLVLEDLRKIASYFKPVDFELK, encoded by the coding sequence ATGGCATTTACAAACATTTGTCACAAAGCGATATATATTTTCTTACTCACAGGACTGGCTGGTTCTCCCCAGGCATTAAGCCTGCTCGATGCCTATGAAGCGGCGCTGGAAAATGATCCGGTTTTCCGCTCGGCTTTGCATGAGAACGAAGCCGGACTTCAAGTTGAAGCGATCAACCGTGCGGGATTATTGCCGAATTTATCCATTACGCACACAGATAGTAAGAGCATAGGCACAAACGATCAAAGAACACCGACTCCCGGCATATCAAATAATCTAAATTTTCACACACAAGTCAGTGCATTAACATTGCGTCAGCCTATCATGAACATGGAAGCCGTTGCCAGTTACCGTCAGGGACAAGCGCAGGCCTACTCAAGTCAGTCCCGGTTTGCCGGACAAAGCCAGCAATTGATTGTAAGACTGGTTGAAGCTTATTTTGGAACACTGCTTGCACAACATCAATTAAGACTGACGCAATCGCAACTGGACTCACTGACAGAACTAAAACGCATCAATGAGCAAATGTTATTAAAGGGAGAAGGCACGACAACAGATGTTCTGGAAACACAATCGCGGCATGCGCTGGCAATGGCGCAATTGATTGAAGCACAGGATGAACTTTTTGTCGCGCAATTACGTCTGGAATCAATCATTGGCAGGGAAGCAACACAATTACACGCACTGTCTGATGTCTTTCGCATCGATACTGTCTATTTGCCTGATTTTGATGACTGGCGCGCACTTGCTCTTGATCGCAATGCAGAACTTGTCACACAACGGCATATCGTTCAATCAGGCCAGGAAGAAGTGCGTAAGAGCTACGCAGGACACACACCGCGCGTCGACTTTGTCGCCAGCCTCAGTAGAAATAAAGCCGCCTCGTTTTTTACGGCGGACCGGGAGGTTCAGCTTGCGACCGTCGGGATCGAAGTCAATGTGCCGCTGTACGCCGGCGGGCGGGTGAATGCCATCACGAGTCAGGCCAAAGCCAACCATGCACGCGCAAAAGCCGATCTGGATGCCATGATGGATAACGTGCTGGTTGAACTGCGCCGACAATACCAACTGGTTTCAAGCAGTGTCCGGCGTGTTGAATCTTTGGAGCTGGCTGTAAAATCAGCAAAAATGCTGATCCTCGCTACTGAGAAAAGCATACAGGGCGGAATTCGCATCAATCTCGATTTGCTGGATGCCCAGCAACAGCTTTTTAATAGCCAGCTTAATCTGGCCGAAGCCAAGTACAATTTTCTGCTTGCGTACCTGCGGTTAAATTTAACGGCAGGTACGCTTGTTTTGGAAGATTTGCGCAAAATTGCGTCTTATTTCAAGCCGGTTGATTTTGAATTGAAGTAA
- a CDS encoding HlyD family type I secretion periplasmic adaptor subunit, producing MTVQAENNAIKSEFNPAEQSVQVKTDETAHSRIGWWIVLVGVGGFILWAFFAPLDKGVPLTGTVTVDTNRKAVQHRTGGIIDQIYVKEGDHVEAGQVLVRMNDVQVKAQAEITRTQLITARTVEARLIAERDEKSTIEYPDNLMAEYNDLRINNNIITQNQLFKSRRLAMQHEIAALDENIAGLTVQLKGLEASRNSKKQQLGLLQEQLDSMRDLAKDGFVPRNRVLELERIHAQLNGEISAETGEIGRTQRQIAELKQRRIQRFQEHQKEVRQQLSDTQREADALSSQLIGQEFELDNVLVKAPVEGIVVGMNVFTQGGVIPPGFLLMDIVPSDDPLMITGRVPVHLIDKVHPGLHVDLIFSAFNQNKTPNIPGEVVRVSADRLTDERTEEPYYQLRVKVTPEGMKLLTHHQVRAGMPVDIFVKTGERSLMNYLFKPILDRLHASMSEE from the coding sequence ATGACGGTGCAGGCAGAAAACAACGCGATCAAATCTGAATTTAACCCGGCGGAGCAGTCTGTTCAGGTAAAAACCGATGAAACAGCACACTCCAGAATTGGCTGGTGGATAGTGTTGGTTGGTGTAGGCGGTTTTATCTTATGGGCGTTTTTTGCGCCCCTGGACAAAGGTGTGCCACTCACTGGTACAGTTACGGTCGACACCAATCGCAAAGCCGTTCAACATCGTACGGGCGGCATTATTGATCAGATTTATGTCAAGGAAGGAGATCATGTTGAAGCGGGCCAGGTTCTGGTGCGCATGAACGATGTTCAGGTCAAGGCTCAAGCGGAGATTACACGCACCCAGCTCATTACTGCACGTACGGTTGAAGCCCGTCTGATCGCCGAACGCGATGAGAAAAGCACCATCGAATACCCGGATAATCTAATGGCAGAATACAATGATCTGCGCATAAATAATAACATTATCACCCAGAACCAGTTATTTAAATCGCGCCGGCTTGCCATGCAACATGAGATAGCTGCACTGGATGAAAATATTGCGGGCCTAACGGTGCAACTAAAAGGACTTGAAGCTTCCAGGAACAGTAAAAAGCAACAGCTCGGCCTTTTACAAGAACAGCTCGACAGTATGCGCGACCTGGCAAAGGACGGTTTTGTGCCACGCAACCGGGTACTTGAGCTTGAACGCATCCATGCGCAGCTGAACGGAGAAATCTCTGCTGAAACAGGTGAAATAGGCCGTACTCAGCGCCAGATTGCAGAGTTAAAACAACGCCGGATACAACGTTTTCAAGAACATCAGAAAGAAGTACGCCAGCAATTGTCCGATACTCAGCGTGAAGCGGACGCGCTCAGCAGTCAGCTCATCGGTCAGGAATTCGAGCTGGACAATGTTCTGGTCAAGGCGCCTGTAGAAGGCATTGTTGTCGGCATGAATGTTTTTACACAGGGCGGCGTTATTCCACCGGGTTTTCTGTTAATGGACATTGTTCCCAGCGATGACCCTTTAATGATTACAGGACGCGTACCGGTACACTTAATCGATAAAGTACATCCAGGTCTTCATGTTGATCTGATTTTTTCAGCTTTTAACCAAAACAAAACACCTAATATACCCGGTGAGGTTGTGCGGGTGTCTGCGGACAGGTTGACGGATGAGCGCACCGAAGAGCCCTATTATCAGTTAAGAGTCAAAGTCACTCCGGAAGGTATGAAACTGCTTACCCATCATCAGGTGCGCGCAGGGATGCCTGTTGATATATTTGTCAAAACAGGGGAACGTTCCTTGATGAATTATCTGTTTAAACCCATTCTTGACCGTCTCCATGCATCTATGAGTGAAGAATAA
- a CDS encoding type I secretion system permease/ATPase, protein MKPKFKVPQNEIMEVLGSFKKTFNSIGVFSAVINGLMLMPAIYMLQLYDSVLTSRNEMTLLMLTLIVIGAYIFLGALEYVRSFVMIRVGAKLDTQLNKRVYTAAFEQSLKQGEGNAGQALKDLTNIRQFMTGNALFAFFDAPWFPIYIFVIFMFHPWLGVFALCGTTVLILLAYINEKISRKPLDEANTMAVVSTNMASNNLRNAEVIEAMGMLPNLQARWDKLHSRFLNLQADASEKAGVVTAISKSTTVALQSLMLGLGALLVLENQISPGMMIAASILMGRAIAPVQLLINVWKQFGSTRSAYDRLIKLLELNPAREPGMALPKPTGVITVENVTAAPPASRVPVIKGLSLSVSAGEVLGIIGPSGSGKSTLARLLVGVWPAAAGKVRLDGADVYLWNKDELGPNIGYLPQDIELFGGTVSENIARFGEVDPEKVILAAKRAGVHQMILNMPEGYDTKLGDGGAGLSGGQKQRLGLARAMYDDPALIVLDEPNSNLDDIGEQALLTALLDLRKRGKTIILITHRSSIISVTNKLLFLHEGIAKLFGPTQQVLEELKKQQQKQHQGQQSQPIKEPPATQVQQKPIQTVNIGDPNI, encoded by the coding sequence ATGAAACCAAAATTTAAAGTTCCACAGAATGAAATCATGGAAGTTCTTGGCAGTTTCAAGAAAACTTTCAACTCTATCGGTGTGTTCAGCGCAGTGATTAATGGTTTGATGCTCATGCCGGCGATTTACATGCTGCAGCTTTATGACAGCGTATTAACCAGCCGCAATGAAATGACTTTGTTAATGCTGACATTGATTGTCATCGGCGCATATATCTTTTTGGGTGCACTGGAATATGTCCGCAGTTTTGTTATGATTCGTGTCGGCGCAAAACTCGATACGCAATTAAATAAACGCGTCTATACGGCTGCTTTTGAACAAAGCCTGAAACAGGGAGAAGGAAATGCCGGCCAGGCCTTAAAGGATCTGACCAATATACGCCAATTCATGACAGGAAATGCCTTATTTGCGTTTTTCGATGCACCCTGGTTTCCAATCTATATTTTTGTTATTTTCATGTTCCACCCCTGGCTGGGCGTCTTTGCGTTGTGCGGAACTACAGTTCTCATTTTGTTGGCTTATATCAATGAAAAAATATCCCGCAAGCCACTCGATGAAGCGAACACCATGGCTGTGGTTTCAACCAATATGGCCTCCAATAACCTGCGTAACGCCGAAGTGATTGAGGCCATGGGGATGTTACCCAACCTGCAAGCACGTTGGGATAAGCTGCACAGCCGCTTCCTCAATCTCCAGGCAGATGCCAGCGAAAAAGCCGGCGTGGTTACGGCAATATCCAAATCGACCACTGTTGCACTGCAATCACTGATGCTGGGCCTGGGCGCATTGCTCGTTCTGGAAAACCAGATTTCCCCGGGCATGATGATTGCCGCGTCAATTCTAATGGGAAGAGCGATTGCACCGGTTCAGTTATTGATCAACGTATGGAAGCAATTTGGCAGCACGCGCAGTGCATACGACCGATTAATTAAATTGCTGGAGCTCAATCCCGCTCGTGAACCCGGCATGGCACTACCCAAGCCGACCGGCGTTATTACTGTTGAGAATGTCACTGCCGCACCCCCCGCTTCGCGTGTTCCTGTGATCAAAGGTCTGAGCCTGTCCGTTTCTGCCGGAGAAGTATTGGGCATTATCGGTCCAAGCGGTTCCGGAAAATCCACACTGGCCAGGCTTCTGGTCGGCGTCTGGCCTGCCGCGGCCGGCAAGGTTCGACTTGATGGCGCCGATGTTTACCTGTGGAACAAGGATGAACTGGGACCCAACATCGGCTACCTGCCGCAGGATATCGAATTATTCGGTGGGACGGTTTCAGAAAATATTGCCCGCTTCGGTGAAGTCGACCCCGAAAAAGTCATACTTGCCGCCAAACGTGCCGGGGTTCATCAAATGATTTTGAATATGCCGGAAGGATATGATACCAAACTCGGCGATGGTGGCGCCGGATTATCCGGCGGTCAAAAACAAAGACTCGGTCTGGCGCGCGCTATGTATGACGACCCTGCTTTAATCGTTCTGGACGAACCCAATTCCAATCTTGACGACATTGGCGAACAGGCTTTACTGACCGCCCTGCTGGATTTACGTAAACGTGGCAAGACAATTATTTTGATCACACATCGAAGCAGTATCATCAGTGTGACCAACAAGCTATTGTTTTTACATGAAGGCATCGCGAAATTATTTGGCCCAACCCAACAAGTACTTGAGGAACTGAAGAAGCAGCAACAAAAACAACACCAGGGACAGCAATCTCAACCAATAAAGGAACCACCTGCCACACAAGTGCAACAGAAACCTATCCAAACTGTCAATATTGGTGATCCAAACATTTGA
- a CDS encoding NAD-dependent epimerase/dehydratase family protein gives MDKRHIGLLGATSLVGECILNQLVSDHWQIVAFSRQVKQRDHPQINWVQLNSTSTCQAQKKNKIALWICTAPIWILPEHFSLLLACGVQRIVMLSSTSRFSKTASVDPDEQVIAQQLIQAEKTIEIWATEHHIEWIILRPTLIYGLGRDKNISEIAWFILRFGFFPLFGTAQGLRQPIHAKDVSTACILALNTLNLKNCTYNLTGGETLTYCEMIKRIFSALNKDPRLIRIPFWLFRLTITILRWFPRYRNWSVAMAKRMNQDLVFDCLKTQRDLHFSPRQFTLSKEDLPSIKQRF, from the coding sequence ATGGATAAGAGACATATCGGGCTATTAGGGGCTACCAGTCTGGTTGGGGAATGTATCTTGAATCAGTTGGTTTCAGACCACTGGCAAATCGTTGCTTTTTCGCGCCAAGTTAAACAACGAGATCACCCACAAATAAACTGGGTACAGTTAAATTCCACAAGCACATGCCAGGCTCAAAAGAAAAACAAAATTGCCTTGTGGATTTGTACAGCGCCCATTTGGATATTACCGGAACATTTTTCGCTTTTATTAGCCTGTGGTGTGCAAAGAATTGTCATGTTATCCTCAACCAGCCGTTTTAGCAAAACCGCTTCAGTCGATCCGGACGAACAGGTCATTGCACAACAATTGATCCAAGCAGAAAAAACCATTGAAATCTGGGCTACCGAACATCATATTGAATGGATTATTCTACGGCCAACATTAATTTACGGTCTGGGGCGGGATAAGAATATTTCGGAAATCGCCTGGTTTATTCTGCGTTTCGGTTTTTTTCCGTTATTCGGTACAGCCCAGGGACTCAGGCAACCCATTCATGCAAAGGATGTATCAACAGCGTGTATACTTGCGCTGAACACTTTAAATTTAAAAAATTGCACCTATAATCTAACGGGTGGCGAAACACTTACATATTGCGAAATGATCAAACGCATTTTCTCAGCACTGAACAAAGATCCTCGTTTAATCAGAATACCGTTTTGGCTGTTCCGGTTAACAATAACTATATTAAGATGGTTTCCACGCTACCGAAATTGGTCTGTCGCGATGGCGAAACGCATGAATCAGGACTTGGTATTTGACTGTTTAAAAACACAGCGGGATCTTCATTTTTCTCCGCGCCAGTTCACTTTGTCCAAAGAAGATTTGCCATCTATCAAGCAGCGTTTTTAA
- a CDS encoding glycosyltransferase family 2 protein: MNIQKTGQHHHSTPELPVSIVIVNYNAGALLATCVAGALKTSKEIIIVDNASTDSSVADLTSQFRGETRLRLIRNDTNLGFSAGCNIGLEAATMPYILFLNPDCLLEKQSLQRMLQVLESNPRFGMVGGYLINPDGTEQGGGRRAIPTPWRAFVRATGLYHLSKFWPELFFDFHLHRQPLPQEPVEAEAISGALMLVRRSAIDHVGNWDEGYFLHCEDLDWCMRFRQKGWKIIFVPDAPVIHYKGSCSRSRPFFVVWHKHKGMLRFYRKFFRHKYPSFFSVAVSCGIWLRLSAALLFCSTRYLFKLLKFKNG, from the coding sequence ATGAATATTCAAAAGACCGGACAGCACCATCACAGCACACCTGAACTACCTGTATCAATTGTGATCGTCAACTATAATGCAGGTGCATTATTGGCAACATGTGTTGCTGGCGCACTCAAGACATCAAAAGAAATTATTATTGTCGATAATGCGTCGACCGATTCTAGTGTTGCGGATTTAACTTCGCAATTTCGTGGGGAAACACGTTTAAGACTGATTCGGAATGACACGAATCTGGGTTTTTCTGCCGGTTGCAACATTGGTCTGGAAGCAGCGACTATGCCCTATATTTTGTTTCTCAATCCGGATTGCCTGCTTGAGAAACAGTCGTTGCAGCGCATGCTGCAGGTTCTTGAATCAAACCCTCGGTTCGGCATGGTCGGCGGCTACTTAATCAACCCTGACGGCACCGAACAAGGTGGTGGAAGGCGGGCCATCCCAACTCCTTGGCGCGCGTTTGTTCGCGCCACCGGTTTATATCACCTGAGTAAGTTTTGGCCAGAATTATTTTTTGACTTCCATCTGCACCGGCAGCCTTTACCCCAGGAACCCGTCGAAGCAGAAGCGATTTCCGGCGCCCTGATGCTTGTTCGTCGCAGTGCCATCGATCATGTCGGCAACTGGGACGAAGGTTATTTCCTGCACTGCGAAGATCTCGATTGGTGCATGCGCTTCAGGCAAAAAGGCTGGAAAATTATTTTTGTCCCGGATGCGCCCGTCATTCATTATAAGGGAAGCTGCAGTCGGTCGCGTCCTTTCTTTGTCGTCTGGCATAAGCACAAAGGCATGCTACGTTTCTACCGGAAATTTTTCCGTCACAAATATCCAAGTTTTTTTTCCGTTGCAGTCAGTTGTGGAATATGGCTACGTTTGAGCGCAGCATTACTATTTTGCTCGACGCGATATCTCTTTAAATTGTTAAAATTCAAGAATGGATAA
- a CDS encoding glycosyltransferase family 2 protein: MENPLITIVVINYNSGDMLSKAMAALATQTCSNFEVVVIDNHSTDESWQAAEETTFSCRLVRLDRNIGFAAANNLAITNHVQGDWIFLLNPDAYPEPDCLEKITAYIIEMPEVDCFACTLINANQPALLDGIGDIYHVSGLHWRHGHGSNRAIIPAAPMEVFSACAAAAVYRTSTFRQLGGFDESYFAYSEDVDLGFRLRLAGGVCILLPDARVHHVGSGITGRSSDFSIYYGHRNLTWTFIKNIPSFLLFFLLPIHLVMTVYVGFMFAIAGRFRPYAQAKWDAFRQLGPRLTKRKKIQHCRVCSCLDLLRIMCWYPRSRFYR; this comes from the coding sequence ATGGAAAATCCTTTAATAACAATTGTCGTTATCAACTACAACTCCGGCGATATGCTGTCTAAAGCTATGGCAGCGCTGGCAACACAAACTTGCTCCAATTTTGAAGTCGTTGTTATTGATAATCACAGCACAGACGAATCCTGGCAAGCTGCTGAAGAGACAACCTTTTCATGCCGTCTGGTCCGATTAGACCGAAATATCGGCTTTGCGGCAGCAAATAATCTGGCAATAACAAACCATGTTCAAGGCGATTGGATTTTTTTGCTGAATCCTGACGCTTATCCTGAACCCGATTGTCTGGAAAAAATTACCGCATATATTATCGAGATGCCTGAAGTCGATTGCTTTGCATGCACCCTGATCAATGCAAATCAACCGGCACTGCTCGATGGCATAGGTGACATCTATCATGTATCCGGATTACACTGGCGCCACGGTCACGGTTCAAATCGCGCAATTATTCCGGCGGCACCTATGGAAGTATTTTCTGCATGTGCGGCCGCAGCCGTTTATCGTACTTCAACATTCCGTCAGTTGGGCGGTTTTGACGAAAGCTATTTTGCTTATTCTGAAGACGTTGATCTGGGTTTCAGGTTACGCCTTGCAGGCGGTGTCTGCATTTTGTTGCCTGACGCCAGAGTGCATCATGTCGGTTCCGGGATTACAGGACGTTCAAGCGATTTTTCAATTTATTATGGACACCGCAATTTGACCTGGACTTTTATCAAAAATATCCCTTCATTTTTATTGTTTTTTTTGTTGCCCATTCATTTGGTTATGACAGTATATGTAGGCTTCATGTTTGCGATTGCCGGCCGCTTTAGACCATATGCACAAGCCAAATGGGATGCCTTCAGGCAGTTAGGCCCGCGTTTAACAAAACGTAAAAAAATCCAGCATTGTCGCGTTTGTTCCTGTTTAGATCTTCTTCGCATCATGTGCTGGTATCCCCGCAGCCGCTTTTATAGATGA